One Anopheles marshallii chromosome 3, idAnoMarsDA_429_01, whole genome shotgun sequence genomic region harbors:
- the LOC128713166 gene encoding TBC1 domain family member 31, which translates to MEVNAGTIGKRNSKASFKFNSSNDGVLLHLHHTVRNQTDGTVVRIRFTAAGFSWNNERLIAADHRDNVFVFDLVDQRFWMLQERLARITVIEGLSGGNLVALGNKEGMVFIIDLDTNSCVRKLNAHPGRIVHLTSTPQSVPKPHSKPSSAEPFERYDRRYLLAASQDGAKLYSLDDFSELSRISYGLASNNSFRPNAWHWFAGSNGTSLISHNTSGIIRAYRISFKQAKELNVTRLIELYLKNTPPQTIAFDRLEPDNVELSVKRFIEVSPVAGRRIITAQPTTDGQYYAVLYGHGTLAFLALDSWLICRVVAFSNLFITHFAFVPVANGRNGCDTGSGRVRWPTVACALTIRTADNDLMLLKFGGTTTNNMPLLRPLTKRAEHNCYKFGIAPNGRMLANVLSSGEVLLHNLESYQVGSGSDAIPNGNRSRTMYNGKTVRPDGTSSSSSSSSSSTVMMQSGTGNAGLRSPRKLKLEQQINALQEQLSKTLPKQRLLPILKEYGEYPTKYRATIWRTLQELPGNAESFGMLLQRGPHPCVASYEQRFAGYDQRTVRNLKKTVSCLAHWCPVFGLIDYMPSFVLPFARQQPNDALGLFETVATVLVNQCQLWFEFAPLEPFNYLAMVENVLAECEPRLMAFYRRHNVASRTYVTPLMETAFARCCSDDQWLALWDHVLSNESYFLVFLIAAYSSLHRGTLMAGNGAAIDKFYFHPSNSLDVRRLVCRAHDLMERCSDATHPRNYFKSFVPLSTTGRADTLREKTYHRMEKYRQDSAARPLRDQCPPMTTGKPGVFHSATNNAIDFSSLGSNSSNHRSPSASSAGGELVDAWEKGSTRTYVSFANFPKKLTEVRCTETTALQAEQRRLEAKIIELEKLEHSLQDRMVNNLIRQEHAERVQEVERNLEEAIAREEQRVEMQRKLLLLHRKQLRERENELSLDVHNAKLISDATVRERELDALLKKFERERQREETDLLFAEEDIKLKELELLARYNSGPVKVAVSKGTSADERPLDQRYQVALEQLAVQKLKLYDEIDRTYCSLGMPSGVNEYTYRTVSELRKVASVASSERYPMAKVPAQQPRERQPVLMDGNSTSQDYVDTIRRIEEQVKVLQRLKNDTGRKSNNNLIE; encoded by the exons ATGGAAGTTAATGCGGGCACTATTGGCAAGCGGAATAGTAAGGCAagctttaaattcaattcctcAAACGATGG tGTGCTGTTACATCTGCACCATACCGTGCGGAATCAGACCGATGGAACCGTGGTAAGAATACGATTTACAGCGGCGGGATTCAGCTGGAACAATGAACGATTGATCGCGGCAGATCATAG GGATAATGTTTTTGTGTTCGATTTAGTTGATCAGCGGTTTTGGATGCTACAGGAACGGCTTGCCAGAATAACAGTGATTGAAGGACTCTCCGGCGGTAATCTGGTTGCCCTTGGAAACAAGGAAGGAATGGTGTTTATCATCGATTTGG ATACAAACAGTTGTGTTCGTAAACTTAATGCCCACCCGGGACGGATTGTACATCTGACAAGTACACCCCAATCCGTACCAAAGCCACACTCCAAACCATCCAGTGCCGAACCATTCGAACGGTACGATCGTCGATATCTGCTGGCAGCATCGCAAGACGGTGCGAAACTGTACTCGCTCGATGATTTCTCCGAACTGTCACGCATTAGTTACGGTTTGGCATCTAATAATTCATTCCGCCCGAACGCCTGGCACTGGTTCGCCGGTTCCAACGGTACATCCCTGATTAGCCACAACACCAGCGGGATTATCAGAGCCTACCGGATCAGTTTCAAGCAAGCCAAAGAGTTAAACGTCACACGGCTTATCGAGCTTTATCTTAAGAACACACCACCTCAAACGATCGCCTTTGACCGGCTGGAGCCGGATAATGTCGAGCTTAGCGTGAAACGGTTCATTGAAGTATCGCCAGTCGCCGGAAGGCGCATAATAACCGCACAACCAACCACCGACGGTCAATACTATGCAGTACTGTACGGTCACGGTACCTTAGCCTTTCTGGCGCTCGACTCGTGGCTCATCTGTCGGGTGGTTGcattttcaaatttgtttatCACACACTTTGCATTCGTACCGGTGGCCAATGGTCGCAACGGGTGCGATACCGGCAGCGGTCGTGTACGGTGGCCAACGGTTGCGTGTGCCCTTACTATCCGTACCGCTGACAATGATTTAATGCTGCTAAAATTCGGTGGCACAACTACGAATAATATGCCCCTGCTACGACCACTAACGAAGCGGGCCGAACATAATTGCTATAAATTTGGGATCGCTCCCAACGGACGGATGCTGGCCAATGTTTTGAGCAGTGGTGAGGTGTTGCTACACAACCTGGAATCGTATCAGGTGGGGAGTGGTTCCGATGCGATTCCAAACGGCAACAGATCCCGTACAATGTACAATGGTAAAACCGTGCGACCGGATGGCACGTCGtccagtagcagcagcagcagcagcagtacggtgaTGATGCAGTCCGGTACAGGGAATGCTGGTTTGCGGTCACCACGCAAACTGAAACtcgaacaacaaataaatgccCTCCAAGAGCAG CTATCGAAAACACTTCCGAAGCAGCGTTTGCTACCGATACTGAAGGAGTATGGTGAATATCCGACAAAGTATCGTGCCACGATTTGGCGCACGCTGCAGGAACTGCCGGGCAATGCGGAAAGCTTCGGTATGCTGCTGCAGCGCGGACCTCATCCGTGTGTGGCCAGCTACGAGCAGCGTTTCGCCGGTTACGATCAGCGTACCGTGCGTAACCTAAAGAAAACCGTTTCCTGTCTCGCACACTGGTGTCCCGTGTTTGGGCTTATCGATTACATGCCCAGCTTTGTGCTACCGTTCGCCCGGCAGCAACCGAACGATGCGCTCGGATTGTTTGAAACCGTCGCAACGGTGCTGGTGAATCAGTGTCAGCTATGGTTCGAGTTTGCCCCGCTGGAACCGTTCAACTACCTGGCGATGGTGGAGAATGTGCTGGCCGAGTGTGAACCACGGTTGATGGCATTCTATCGCCGGCACAATGTTGCGTCCCGCACGTACGTGACACCGCTGATGGAGACGGCCTTTGCACGGTGCTGCAGCGACGACCAATGGCTAGCCCTGTGGGACCACGTGCTGTCGAATGAGTCGTACTTTCTGGTGTTTCTCATCGCCGCGTACAGCAGCCTCCATCGGGGCACACTAATGGCTGGGAATGGTGCAGCAATAGACAAATTTTACTTCCATCCATCGAACTCGCTCGATGTGCGACGGTTGGTTTGCCGTGCACACGATCTAATGGAACGCTGCTCCGACGCTACCCATCCAAGGAATTACTTTAAATCCTTCGTACCGCTAAGCACAACTGGTCGAGCGGATACGCTGCGTGAGAAAACCTACCACCGGATGGAGAAGTACCGCCAAGACTCCGCTGCTCGACCATTGCGCGATCAGTGCCCTCCGATGACCACCGGAAAACCGGGAGTTTTTCATAGCGCGACTAATAATGCTATTGATTTCTCGTCACTCGGCAGTAATTCATCGAACCATCGGTCACCGTCCGCATCGTCGGCCGGCGGCGAATTGGTTGATGCGTGGGAAAAAGGATCCACCCGGACGTACGTTAGCTTTGCTAACTTTCCGAAAAAACTAACCGAAGTCCGGTGCACGGAAACGACCGCCCTGCAGGCGGAACAGCGTCGACTGGAGGCGAAAATTATCGAACTGGAAAAGCTGGAGCACAGCCTGCAGGACCGTATGGTGAACAACTTGATACGCCAGGAACATGCGGAACGCGTGCAGG AAGTGGAACGCAATCTGGAGGAAGCAATCGCGCGCGAGGAACAGCGTGTTGAAATGCAGCGGAAATTATTGCTGCTCCACCGGAAGCAGCTGCGCGAGCGAGAAAACGAACTTTCCCTAGACGTGCACAATGCCAAGCTCATCAGTGACGCCACAGTACGGGAGCGGGAACTTGATGCGCTGTTGAAAAAGTTTGAGCGCGAG CGACAACGGGAAGAGACCGATCTACTGTTCGCCGAAGAGGACATCAAACTGAAGGAGCTGGAACTGTTGGCACGGTACAACAGTGGCCCGGTAAAGGTGGCCGTCTCCAAGGGAACGTCTGCCGATGAACGTCCGCTCGATCAGCGGTACCAGGTGGCGCTGGAACAGTTGGCAGTACAGAAGCTAAAACTTTACGACGAAATTGATCGG ACGTACTGTTCGCTGGGAATGCCTTCGGGAGTCAATGAGTATACGTACCGCACCGTATCGGAGCTGCGCAAGGTGGCGTCCGTGGCAAGCAGCGAGCGCTATCCGATGGCGAAGGTACCCGCCcaacagccaagggaacgccAGCCGGTACTGATGGATGGTAATTCCACGAGCCAG GATTACGTGGATACGATACGGCGAATAGAGGAACAGGTGAAGGTTTTACAACGGTTGAAAAACGACACGGGAAGGAAATCGAATAACAACCTAATTGAATAA
- the LOC128714424 gene encoding ras-related protein RabJ, translating to MKGIEAKIVVLGSQGVGKTSLVVRYVSNVYTKEVSPTIGASFFTCKVNLEDNKVKMQVWDTAGQERFKAMAPLYYRNANAALLVFDLTQYNSFNEIKGWVQELQRNVQEPMVLSLVGNKLDLEAKRAVSREEAMLYANSIGGNYFETSALHDQGIEQVFISIAVGLIKLSGKDVCSSLKRYESNDSLVLSGYSTRVNGVVQMGIPVENDSILSDGMGRLETPSWSRDHIAHGDEQRVGWCCY from the exons ATGAAAGGGATCGAAGCGAAAATTGTCGTACTCGGGTCGCAAG gTGTTGGAAAAACGAGTCTGGTCGTGCGGTATGTTTCGAACGTGTACACCAAGGAAGTATCGCCGACGATCGGTGCATCATTCTTCACCTGCAAGGTTAACCTGGAAGACAACAAAGTAAAGATGCAG GTTTGGGATACGGCGGGACAGGAACGGTTTAAAGCCATGGCACCGCTGTACTATCGCAACGCAAATGCCGCCTTGCTGGTGTTCGATCTGACGCAGTACAATTCCTTCAACGAAATCAAGGGCTGGGTACAGGAGCTGCAGCGCAATGTGCAGGAACCGATGGTACTGTCCCTCGTAGGCAACAAGCTCGACCTGGAAGCGAAACGTGCCGTCTCCCGGGAAGAAGCTATGCTGTACGCGAACTCGATCGGTGGCAACTATTTTGAAACATCCGCCTTACACGATCAG gGTATCGAGCAAGTGTTCATATCGATAGCAGTAGGATTAATTAAGCTCTCCGGCAAAGACGTATGCTCATCTCTTAAGCGATACGAATCGAACGATTCTCTCGTGTTGTCCGGCTATTCGACGC GTGTAAATGGTGTCGTACAGATGGGTATTCCGGTGGAAAATGACAGTATATTAAGTGACGGTATGGGCAGACTGGAGACACCATCCTGGAGCCGGGACCATATAGCGCACGGTGACGAGCAGCGTGTTGGTTGGTGTTGCTATTAG
- the LOC128714040 gene encoding zinc finger CCCH domain-containing protein 15 translates to MFSLVADYGDSEESSSSDSSDDSTGGQRSQNQPPAEPTIKQQTSTLTDDQSVPLPSARSMLQSGTSRVIKGSVFSNPFREAEEAKLASLEKHVKMVDPEANTAEQKRKVCWSYKKGRCRFGSKCNFAHDSDLILRKELPTEAGSENDEQDAGTGTVDESAATVMVKKPFPPDRKKRPGLSRDLVPPKKVLKMYHKEKYGMLK, encoded by the exons ATGTTTTCACTAGTAGCAGATTATGGCGATAGTGAAGAATCGTCCTCATCCGATTCATCGGATGATAGTACCGGGGGACAGCGATCACAAAATCAGCCACCGGCTGAACCCActatcaaacaacaaaccagtACTCT AACGGATGACCAATCGGTGCCGCTGCCCAGCGCCCGTTCTATGCTACAGTCCGGTACCAGTCGCGTCATAAAGGGTAGCGTTTTTAGCAATCCCTTCCGTGAGGCGGAAGAAGCCAAGTTGGCCAGTCTGGAGAAGCACGTAAAGATGGTCGATCCGGAAGCAAACACGGCGGAACAGAAGCGTAAAGTGTGCTGGAGTTATAAGAAGGGTCGGTGCAGGTTCGGTAGTAAATGCAACTTTGCACACGATTCCGATTTGATACTGCGCAAAGAGCTGCCAACAGAAGCTGGCAGTGAAAACGACGAACAGGATGCAGGAACAGGCACCGTTGACGAGTCGGCAGCCACGGTAATGGTGAAGAAACCGTTTCCACCGGATAGGAAGAAACGTCCCGGTTTAAGCCGAGATTTGgtaccaccgaaaaaggtACTTAAGATGTATCACAAGGAAAAATACGGGATGCTAAAATAG
- the LOC128713165 gene encoding deubiquitinase OTUD6B, giving the protein MSDPLPETDREEVMARHRKEKKELQCKIQSMKKMKVDKKKKKEIQEEIANLEQEIEQRHADELNRLNLSDAPEPSTNQRDSNEEANEEPNDDNGKEEPRLSKAQRRRDKKAQDNRERDAQIKEEQTQLLKSSPRILENNRINEILIKRSMLAHSVPADGDCLYNAINHQLTQLGVGSYSVPELRRMAADYIEANRDTMICYMSHPDTGDMLSPEEFDKYCHQVRATKAWGGEIEIKALSTSLKCPIEVIQAVGPATVHGEDESTDRKLVLTYHRHMYRLGEHYNSTKPIPPP; this is encoded by the coding sequence ATGAGCGACCCACTGCCAGAAACAGACCGGGAAGAGGTCATGGCCCGCcaccgaaaggaaaagaaggaaCTACAGTGCAAAATACAATCGATGAAGAAGATGAAGGtggataaaaagaaaaagaaagaaatccaAGAGGAGATCGCAAATCTCGAGCAGGAAATAGAGCAACGGCATGCGGATGAACTGAATCGTTTGAACCTTTCGGACGCACCCGAACCCTCAACCAACCAGCGGGACAGTAACGAGGAAGCGAATGAAGAACCTAATGACGACAATGGAAAGGAAGAACCTCGGCTCTCGAAAGCGCAACGCAGACGAGACAAAAAGGCACAAGACAATCGGGAGCGTGATGCACAGATTAAGGAGGAGCAGACGCAGCTGCTTAAAAGCTCCCCACGTATCTTGGAAAACAATCGTATCAACGAAATTCTTATCAAGCGTAGCATGCTAGCCCATTCCGTACCGGCCGATGGCGATTGTCTGTACAATGCGATCAACCACCAGCTTACCCAGCTGGGTGTCGGTTCGTACAGTGTGCCAGAGTTGCGACGTATGGCTGCGGACTACATAGAGGCTAACCGGGACACCATGATATGCTACATGAGCCATCCGGACACAGGAGATATGCTCAGTCCGGAAGAGTTTGATAAGTACTGTCACCAGGTTCGAGCTACAAAGGCATGGGGTGGTGAGATCGAAATTAAGGCCCTATCCACCAGTCTGAAGTGTCCCATCGAAGTCATCCAGGCTGTCGGTCCGGCGACCGTACACGGAGAGGATGAGAGTACTGATCGTAAGTTAGTGCTAACGTACCACCGGCATATGTATCGGTTGGGTGAGCATTACAATTCTACCAAACCAATACCACCACCATAA
- the LOC128713452 gene encoding protein SGT1 homolog has protein sequence MAKVKYDWYQTDTAVTVTVLLKNAAEKNYSVQLEQNALTLQADDIEPIALNLWNPINVELSAHKATPSKVEIKLAKLIAQRWEALERKVLTEEPQSTSSVAKKKLHDWDKISKEIENEDETKDDVSALFKKIFADANEDTQKAMMKSYYESNGTVLSTNWAEVGANQVQVRPPDGCEFKKWQ, from the exons atGGCAAAGGTAAAATACGACTGGTACCAAACAGATACTGCCGTCACGGTGAcggttttgttgaaaaatgcaGCCGAAAAGAACTACTCCGTCCAGCTCGAGCAAAACGCGCTCACCCTGCAGGCCGACGATATTGAACCAATTGCACTCAATCTGTGGAACCCGATCAACGTGGAGCTGAGTGCACACAAAGCGACCCCAAGCAAGGTGGAAATCAAACTCGCCAAACTTATCGCCCAGCGTTGGGAAGCGCTGGAACGGAAGGTACTGACCGAAGAGCCACAATCTACGTCCTCCGTCGCCAAGAAGAAACTGCACGATTGGGATAAGATAtcgaaggaaattgaaaatgaagatgAG ACGAAGGACGACGTCAGCGCACTGTTCAAGAAGATCTTTGCCGATGCTAACGAGGACACCCAGAAGGCGATGATGAAATCTTACTACGAGTCGAACGGCACCGTGCTCAGTACTAACTGGGCGGAAGTGGGTGCCAACCAGGTACAGGTTAGGCCACCGGATGGGTGTGAGTTTAAGAAGTGGCAATAG
- the LOC128711667 gene encoding deoxyribonuclease TATDN1 — MKRMLVRNLCSMMKFIDIGANLTDPMYQGIYNGSGKHEPDLCHVLHRSWTGGLDKIIVTVGTLSDCEPTFDIVRNDERLFATVGCHPTRCGEFVPDPEGYFTALCSQIEEHPDKVVAVGECGLDYDRLHFCEKDIQLKYFEKQLELASKYDLPLFLHCRNAHDDFIDVLQRNLDKLPKRGVVHTFDGTLEAAETLIAHGFAIGINGCSLKTEENLSVASQIPDEWIMVETDSPWCEIRPSHAGSKHVKSKYPTVKKKEKWEPNSLIAGRCEPVMISQVLEVLAGIKGKPADELADQYYKNTLKMFFPKQVANS; from the exons ATGAAACGAATGCTAGTGAGGAATCTTTGCAGCATGATGAAATTTATCG ATATTGGAGCAAATCTGACCGATCCCATGTACCAAGGGATCTACAATGGATCGGGCAAACACGAACCCGATTTGTGCCATGTTCTTCACCGTAGCTGGACCGGCGGATTGGATAAAATAATAGTGACGGTGGGAACACTTTCCGACTGTGAGCCAACGTTTGATATCGTCCGAAATGATG AAAGGCTGTTTGCCACGGTAGGCTGTCATCCGACACGCTGCGGAGAATTTGTTCCAGATCCTGAAGGGTATTTCACGGCGCTTTGCAGTCAGATCGAGGAACATCCCGACAAGGTGGTTGCGGTTGGAGAATGTGGTCTCGATTACGATCGTTTACATTTCTGCGagaaagacatccagctgaAGTACTTCGAGAAGCAGCTTGAACTGGCCTCAAAATACGATCTACCGTTATTTCTGCACTGTCGCAATGCACACGACGATTTCATCGATGTTCTGCAGCGGAATCTGGACAAACTACCGAAGCGTGGTGTAGTACACACCTTCGATGGTACACTGGAAGCCGCGGAAACATTAATAGCGCATGGGTTCGCTATCGGGATCAATGGTTGTTCGttgaaaacggaagaaaatctTAGTGTCGCTTCACAGATACCGGACGAATGGATTATGGTGGAAACGGATAGTCCCTGGTGCGAGATACGACCATCCCACGCAGGGTCGAAACACGTGAAGAGCAAGTATCCTACcgtgaagaaaaaggaaaagtggGAACCAAACTCGCTCATTGCCGGTCGATGCGAACCGGTCATGATAAG CCAAGTATTGGAAGTGTTAGCAGGTATTAAAGGGAAGCCAGCGGACGAGCTTGCCGATCAGTACtacaaaaacacactgaaAATGTTCTTCCCAAAGCAGGTGGCGAACAGTTAG
- the LOC128714695 gene encoding DNA repair protein RAD51 homolog 4, protein MAATQLTADLHPLLTEYVIKKLQKNRLTTVYSFVKVEVEQLIRITNLPAESIVLVKNQLIERFAGQYRNAQAQAAQPPVRLGTGIHSVDTLLQGGLVPGHIYEFCGESGTGKTLLCMTIAANVVLQRCTVYYIDTKCDFSGQKMQQILDKGQRKLTEQELGHTMARIKVERIFSPELLVQVVEELTAGKHLETGTDLKLLIIDSLPSLWYLYQDSQSSVEPLGLLTKLICSLRKLATQHSVAIVLVNLAVRMVEAMGGNSVEGKRKLCPNGNYPALGRYWESAPGTRLLLERNDDQPESITHLVQVWKSNYLRTGERTIVRMTVAGVR, encoded by the coding sequence ATGGCCGCCACACAATTAACCGCCGATTTACATCCGCTTCTTACCGAGTACGTGATTAAAAAGTTACAAAAGAATCGTCTCACCACGGTGTACAGCTTTGTCAAGGTGGAAGTAGAGCAACTGATAAGGATCACCAATCTTCCCGCCGAAAGTATTGTTTTGGTGAAAAATCAACTAATCGAACGTTTCGCCGGCCAGTACCGGAATGCACAAGCCCAAGCAGCTCAACCTCCGGTCCGGTTGGGCACGGGAATACATTCAGTCGACACATTACTACAGGGAGGACTAGTACCGGGTCACATTTATGAATTTTGTGGCGAATCTGGTACTGGAAAAACGTTACTATGCATGACGATAGCCGCGAATGTGGTACTGCAACGTTGTACGGTGTATTACATCGACACAAAGTGTGATTTTTCCGGCCAAAAGATGCAACAAATACTGGACAAAGGGCAGCGAAAGCTTACAGAGCAGGAACTCGGCCACACTATGGCACGGATTAAAGTGGAACGAATATTTTCACCCGAACTGCTGGTACAGGTAGTGGAAGAGCTAACCGCCGGAAAGCATCTGGAGACAGGGACGGATCTCAAACTGCTCATAATCGATTCGCTTCCATCGCTGTGGTACCTGTACCAAGATTCCCAAAGTTCCGTTGAACCTTTGGGTCTGTTGACGAAATTAATCTGCTCACTGCGCAAACTGGCCACGCAGCACAGTGTAGCGATAGTATTGGTTAATTTGGCAGTTCGCATGGTCGAAGCAATGGGAGGTAACTCAGTGGAGGGCAAACGGAAACTATGCCCAAATGGAAACTATCCTGCACTGGGACGCTACTGGGAAAGTGCCCCCGGTACAAGGTTGCTGCTGGAACGGAACGATGATCAACCCGAATCGATTACCCACCTGGTGCAGGTGTGGAAAAGTAATTACCTACGCACGGGTGAAAGAACGATCGTTCGGATGACGGTTGCGGGCGTTCGATGA